GCGCTGGCGGTGCATTGGGACGTCCCCGTGTGGGCGCACGCCGTGGAACGCATCCGCCACACCACGACCCAGACACGATTGACACCGGAGCAGCGCCTGGTGAACGTTTCAGGCGCGTTCGGCGCGCCAGAGGTGGCGCGTGCCGCGCTGCGACGATCGCACGTCGTGCTCGTGGACGACGTGGTGACGACCGCCGCCACTCTCAATGCATGTGCCGCCGCCCTGCACGCGGCCGGCGCACGCGTTATCAGTTTTGTGACCTTCGGCCGGGCGCCCGCGGTGGGCGACCGGTAACCGACATGGGAGACGACGATGGCGATTCGTGTGGGCATCAACGGCTTCGGCCGCATTGGACGCCAGGTGCTGCGGGCGGCGAAGCTGCAGGGCGTGACCGACCTCGAGTTCGTGGCCGTCAACGACCTGACGGATACCCGCACGCTGGCGCACCTGTTCAAGTACGACTCGGTGCACGGCACCTACGACGGCACGGTGACCGCCAGCGCCGACGCGATCACCGTGGACGGCCACACGGTGAAGGTGCTGGCCGAGAAGGATCCCGCCAAGCTGCCGTGGAAGGCGCTGGGTGTGGACATCGTCCTCGAGTCCACCGGCCGGTTCACCAAGGCCGCCGACGCGCACAAGCACATCGACGGCGGCGCCCGCAAGGTGGTGATCTCCGCGCCCGCCACCGGCGAGGACATCACCCTCGTGATGGGGGTGAACCACGACAAGTACGATGCCGCCAAGCACCACATCATCTCCAATGCGTCGTGCACCACCAACTGCCTGGTGCCGATGGTGAAGGTGATTCGCGACAACTTCGGCTTCGTGCGCGGCAGCATGACCACGGTCCACAGCTACACCAACGACCAGAACATCCTCGACCTGCCGCACAAGGATCTGCGCCGCGCCCGCGCGGCCGCGGTCTCCATCATTCCCACCACCACCGGCGCCGCCAAGGCCACGGCGCTGGTGATCCCGGAACTCAAGGGCAAGATCGACGGCATCGCCGTGCGCGTGCCCACGCCCGACGTTTCGCTCACCGACCTCGTGGTCGTCACCGAGAAGCCGACCACGGTGGACGCCGTGAACGCCGCCTTCAAGGCCGCCGCCGCCGGCCCGCTCAAGGGCATCCTGCAGTACACCGAGGAGGAACTGGTGAGCGTGGACTACGTCGGCAATCCCCACTCGTGCATCTTCGACGCCAAGACCACGGCGGTGATCGACGGCGGGCTCGTCAAGGTGTGCGGATGGTACGACAACGAATGGGGCTACGCCGCCCGCTGCGTGGACCTGTTGCGGCTCGTCGCCCAGAAGCTGTGAGCCCGGCGTGAACAAGAAAACCGTACGCGACCTGCCGGACGCCCAAGTTCAGGGTCGTCGCGCGCTGGTGCGCGTGGACTTCAACGTGCCGTTCGACGATCAGGGGCGCATCACCGACGACACCCGCATCCGCGCCGCGCTCCCCACCATCCAACTGCTGCGCCAGCGCGGCGCCCGCGTGGTGCTGCTGTCGCACCTCGGTCGGCCCAAGGGCAAGCCCGACGCGAAGTACTCGTTGCGGGCCGTGCAGGCGCGCCTCGCCGAGTTGCTGCCCGGGCAGCGGGTCGTGTTCGTGGACGCCACCCTGGGCCCCGACGCCGTGGCCGCGACGCGCGACCCGGCCGCAGACGTCGTGCTGCTCGAGAACACGCGGTTCTTTGCCGGCGAGGAGAAGAACGACGATGCGGTGGCCCGAAAGATGGCCGAACTCGGCGACTTCTACGTGAACGACGCCTTCGGCAGCGCCCACCGCGCGCACGCCTCCACCGAGGGCGTGGCGCGGTACCTCAGGCCGGGCGTGGCCGGCCTGCTCATGGAACGCGAACTGCAGTACCTGGGCGCCGCCCTCGCCGATCCCACGCGGCCGTTCATCGCCATCCTCGGCGGCAGCAAGATCTCGGGCAAGATCGACGTCGTCGAGGCCTTGCTCCCCAAAGTGGACGCGCTGCTCATCGGCGGCGCCATGGCGTGCACGTTCTACAAGGCGCTGGGCTTCGAGACCGGCACGTCGCTGGTGGAGGACGATCGCGTGGACATGGCCCGCGATCTGCTCGAGCGCGCCGGCACGCGCATCATCCTGCCGCACGACGCCACCGTCGCGCCGTCCATGCGCGAACCCGGCAAGGCCCACGCCGTCAAGCGCGACGCCATCCCCGCAGGCGAGGCGATGCTCGACATCGGCCCCGACACCGCGAAGTCGTACGCGCGGGCCATCGCCACCGCCCGGACCATCCTCTGGAACGGCCCGATGGGCGTATTCGAAACACCGCCGTTCGATGCCGGCACCACCGCCGTGGCGCGCGCCATGGCCGACGCCACCGCCACCGGCGCAACCACGATCGTCGGCGGCGGCGATTCCGCGGCCGCCGTCGACCAGGCCGGCTTGTCGTCGCGCATGAGCCACGTGTCCACCGGCGGCGGCGCGGCGCTGGAATTTCTCGAAGGCAAGACGCTCCCCGGCGTCGCCGCGCTCGACGACGCCTGATGCAAGCGCCGATCTTCGCCGCCAACTGGAAACTCAACCTCGGGCCCACCGAGGCGCGCGCCTTCATGCAGACGTTCATCGCCGCGTACCCGGCGCGCGACGATCGCACCGTGATGTTCTTTCCTTCGGCGCTCGCCTTCGCCGCTGCGCGCGCCGCGGCCGGCGCGCGAGCCGACCTCTGGTTCGGCGTGCAGAACATCGCCGCGGCGGAGAAGGGCGCGTTCACCGGCGAGAACTCGGCGCCGATCGCACGCGACGCCGGCGCCACGTGCGTGCTCGTGGGCCACTCCGAGCGGCGCCACGTGTTCGGCGAGACCGACCAGGCCACGGCGGACAAGTGCGCGCTGGCCCTGGCGCACGGATTGACGCCCGTGCTGTGCGTGGGCGAAACGCTCGACGAGCGCCAGGCCGGGCACACCGACTCCGTCGTGCTGCGGCAGCTGCGCGTGGGCGTGAGCAAGCTGGCAGCCGCGCAACTCGACCAGTTGGTGCTCGCCTACGAGCCCGTATGGGCCATCGGGACCGGACGCAACGCCACGCCGGACGACGCCGCCGCGGTCCACACGGTGCTGCGCTCGGAGGTGGCAAAGCTGGGCGCCCGGATGCGCGTGCCGATCCTGTACGGCGGCAGCGTGAGCCCCGCCAACGCCGCGAGCCTCCTGGGCGCCGACGGTGTGGACGGATTGCTTGTCGGTGGCGCCAGTCTCAACCCGGAGTCCTGGCAAGCGGTGGTGAACGCCGGGTGAAGGCGGGGAATTTGGCCCGCGGACTTGACGCACGGTCGTAAGTGTCGTGATATTTAGAGCTTACGACAGATTCCATTCTCCATCTCCGCATACCAATGCTGTACTCGATTCTCCTGGTTCTCCTCGTCATCGATAGTCTGGTCCTCCTCGCGGCCATCCTGCTCCAGAGCGGGCAGGGCGGCGGCATGGCGGCCACATTCGGCGGCGCGAGCAGCTCGGCGGATGCCATCTTCGGCAGCCGCCAGGCAGGCAACCTGCTGACCAAGACATCGTGGTGGGGCGGAGGGCTGTTCCTCGCC
Above is a genomic segment from Gemmatimonadaceae bacterium containing:
- the gap gene encoding type I glyceraldehyde-3-phosphate dehydrogenase — encoded protein: MAIRVGINGFGRIGRQVLRAAKLQGVTDLEFVAVNDLTDTRTLAHLFKYDSVHGTYDGTVTASADAITVDGHTVKVLAEKDPAKLPWKALGVDIVLESTGRFTKAADAHKHIDGGARKVVISAPATGEDITLVMGVNHDKYDAAKHHIISNASCTTNCLVPMVKVIRDNFGFVRGSMTTVHSYTNDQNILDLPHKDLRRARAAAVSIIPTTTGAAKATALVIPELKGKIDGIAVRVPTPDVSLTDLVVVTEKPTTVDAVNAAFKAAAAGPLKGILQYTEEELVSVDYVGNPHSCIFDAKTTAVIDGGLVKVCGWYDNEWGYAARCVDLLRLVAQKL
- a CDS encoding phosphoglycerate kinase, yielding MNKKTVRDLPDAQVQGRRALVRVDFNVPFDDQGRITDDTRIRAALPTIQLLRQRGARVVLLSHLGRPKGKPDAKYSLRAVQARLAELLPGQRVVFVDATLGPDAVAATRDPAADVVLLENTRFFAGEEKNDDAVARKMAELGDFYVNDAFGSAHRAHASTEGVARYLRPGVAGLLMERELQYLGAALADPTRPFIAILGGSKISGKIDVVEALLPKVDALLIGGAMACTFYKALGFETGTSLVEDDRVDMARDLLERAGTRIILPHDATVAPSMREPGKAHAVKRDAIPAGEAMLDIGPDTAKSYARAIATARTILWNGPMGVFETPPFDAGTTAVARAMADATATGATTIVGGGDSAAAVDQAGLSSRMSHVSTGGGAALEFLEGKTLPGVAALDDA
- the tpiA gene encoding triose-phosphate isomerase encodes the protein MQAPIFAANWKLNLGPTEARAFMQTFIAAYPARDDRTVMFFPSALAFAAARAAAGARADLWFGVQNIAAAEKGAFTGENSAPIARDAGATCVLVGHSERRHVFGETDQATADKCALALAHGLTPVLCVGETLDERQAGHTDSVVLRQLRVGVSKLAAAQLDQLVLAYEPVWAIGTGRNATPDDAAAVHTVLRSEVAKLGARMRVPILYGGSVSPANAASLLGADGVDGLLVGGASLNPESWQAVVNAG